In Pantoea cypripedii, the DNA window AATCATCGCCCCGTTCCTGTGGATCCTCGGCGTGCAGCGCCTCGGAGCCAGTACCACCAGCATCTTTATGAATTTTGTCCCGGCCTTTACCGCCGTGATTGCGATACTGTTCCTGCATGAACAATTGCATGGTTACCACTGGATTGGCGGTGGTATGACGCTGCTGGGGGTGATTCTGGCGCAGCGGCTGCGTACTCCGTTGCGTCGTAGCCGCGCTGCCACGCCGCCCGTCAGCGAAAGTTGATCGTCACCCGTAGCCCGCCCAGTTGTGGGCTGCGGTCCAGCTTTAACTCTGCGCCATGCCAGGCGCAAATATCTTTTACCAGCGCCAGGCCGATACCCGCACCGGGTTGTTGTTGGCCGTTATCCAGCCGCGCGAAGGGTTGCAGCGCCTGCTGCTGCTGGGCATCGTCAATCCCCGGCCCGCTATCCTCAATTTCCATCATCCCGGACCCGATGCGTGCCGTCACGGTGCCGTGCGCCGGGGTGTATTTGATGGCATTATCCAGCAGGTTGCTGCATAACTCCGCCATCAGCAGCGCATCACCCTGTACCTGACATTGGCTATCCCCTTCGTAACCGAGGTCGATGTGCTTGTGGCGCGCCGCCGCATAACCACTGAAACACGCCTGCTGCACGATGGCAGCCAGATCGACACGCTCCAGCGGTTTATCTTCACCGTGGCGGGCTTTGATCTGCGCCAGCTGCAACAAACGATCGGTGAGATGTACGGTGTCGTCCAGGGTGTGGCGCATTCCCTGCAAACTCTCACGCCATTGCCGTGGATCGTCGCTGTTCAGTGCCACACCCAGCTGGGTTTTCAGAATGGTGAGTGGCGTGCGCAGTTGATGAGAAACATCGGCGCTAAAACGTTCCTGACGTGCCAGCAGGCCGCGCAACCGTTCCAGATGGCGGTTGAACGCGATAATCAACGGCTGTAATTCAGGCCAGGGCAGCACCGACGGCAAAGGTTGCAGCTCCCCTGGCGCACGGCGCAGAACGATGCGTGACAAACGCCGCAGTGGACGCAGCACCTTGCGCAGCAACAACCCTGCCAGAATCAGGGTGATCAACACCAGAATGCTTTGGCTGATCAGTGCGGTACGTAATAATCCCTCGGCAAAGGCGTGGCGCGAATTAAGGGTTTCCGCCACCAGTACCAGCGCCATGCCCTCTACTCCCTCCTCACTGATCGGTTGCCACAGGGCAACTACCCGAATAGGCTGCTGGCGATAATGGGCATCGTAGAAATGGACCAGTGCCGGAAACAGCGTGGAGAGCGGCGCATTGCGTGGCAGCGGCGGTAGATCTTCGTATCCTGACAACGTCTGCCCTTCTGGCGAGATCACCTGATAGAAAAGTTGATCGTTCATATTGCGTTCAAAACTGTCGAGCACCACCCAGGGAACATCCACCTGCAATTGTCGCTGCCGCACCACCAGCCGCTCGGCCACGGTTCGCGCGGAAGCGACCAGCGAACGATCATAAGCC includes these proteins:
- a CDS encoding sensor histidine kinase, with translation MRLIRSLRGELLAWLGVPLLLLWGLSVYTHYYSALQAANQAYDRSLVASARTVAERLVVRQRQLQVDVPWVVLDSFERNMNDQLFYQVISPEGQTLSGYEDLPPLPRNAPLSTLFPALVHFYDAHYRQQPIRVVALWQPISEEGVEGMALVLVAETLNSRHAFAEGLLRTALISQSILVLITLILAGLLLRKVLRPLRRLSRIVLRRAPGELQPLPSVLPWPELQPLIIAFNRHLERLRGLLARQERFSADVSHQLRTPLTILKTQLGVALNSDDPRQWRESLQGMRHTLDDTVHLTDRLLQLAQIKARHGEDKPLERVDLAAIVQQACFSGYAAARHKHIDLGYEGDSQCQVQGDALLMAELCSNLLDNAIKYTPAHGTVTARIGSGMMEIEDSGPGIDDAQQQQALQPFARLDNGQQQPGAGIGLALVKDICAWHGAELKLDRSPQLGGLRVTINFR